A stretch of DNA from Piliocolobus tephrosceles isolate RC106 chromosome 21, ASM277652v3, whole genome shotgun sequence:
GAATGCAGTCCCTGAACCGGGATCAGCCCCATAGAAACACCACACCCTCTAGGGCGCAAGAATATGCCCCAAGTCCACTCTCTCCTCCTCCTAATACCCACGCCCACTCTCCTGGCCCCGCCCCTCCAAGCCCCGCCCCTCAGCAACCCTGAAAGCCTCGCCCACCTTTGACCACACCCACAGCCCCGCCCCAGCTCACACAACACTTCGAGCGCAGTGCTGCGGTTGGCGCTACCCACGGCGTTGCTGACCTCGCAGGACACGGGCTCAGTCAGGAACGAGGCGTCTGCCACGACCTCCAACCTTGGCCCGCGGGCCCCGAGCACCGGGGAGCCCCCTTTTGCCCACCTGAGGAAATGGTGGCGCTCTTAGCGTTGTCCCTGCTCTCCCGCACACCTACTCAGGTCCCAGCCCTTCCCAAGCTCACTCTTGGGGCTAGGGAGAGGTGGTCTTCGTCCTCACCTGTAGCCTGTGACAGGAGGCTGGGCTGTGGCCTGGCACAGGAAAGTGaccttctctccctcctgcacAGTGTGTGGTGAAGCAGACAGAGTCACCTCTGGGGGGTCTGTGAGGGTGGGACAATGGTCAGGTGGGCAAGGACCAGGAACACCTCTGTCACTGGCCTAGGGGTCCAGTCCCTGGTTCCTCCACCCCAGGAGTCTGGGCCCCTAATCCCCTTCTCCCTTTGAGTCAGGAGTCTGGGCTTTCGGTTCCCAATTCCCCCAGTTACTTCTATCCTCTCCTACTCTCCCAGATGTGAGAGTCAAGGCACAGCTTCCTCTTTCCCCAGGGACCCCAGCCATCTGTCCTCTCCTgcttagagtctcactctgttgccgagtggcacaatctcagctcactgcaacctctgcctcccgattacaagtgattctcctgcctcagccccccaggtggctgggattacaaacatgtgctaccatgcccggcaaatttttgtatttttagtagagatgggtttcgacgtgttagccagactggtcttgaactcctgaactcagatgatccacccgcctcggcttcccaaagttctgggagtacaggcatgagctaccatacccagccctcCCCTGCTCTCTTAGATCCAGGAATCCAGGTCCCAGTTTCCTCATTCCCCAGGGGCCACAGTCCCCTCTTCCTCATACCCAGGAGTCAGGGCCCCACACCCCTCTTTCCCAGGGCCAGCTGCACTCACACTGCAGGTTCAGTGTGATAGTCGTGTCCCTTCCCGCAGGCAGGGCCTGACTCCGGGCCCTGCAGACCAAGGTGGCTCCATCGTCATGGCTGGAAGGGGTCAGGGTTAAGGTGCTCTCCACTGATCCAGGGGTCCCTTCCTTCAGCAGGATCTGGAGGGATGGATAAGAATAATAATGCCATCTACCCCTTACATCAGGGGtgcccaatcttttggcttccctgggccatattggaagaagaattgtcttaggccacacatactaacactaatgatagctgatgagctaaaacaGTTCCAAAAAggtctcataatgttttaagaaagtataTGAATTTGTggtgggccacattcaaagctgttctgggctgcatgcagcccacaggccacgggttggacaagcttgccttGCTTATATAGGGTTCACTATGTGTTGGGCACTCTTCTGGGCGtttataagtatttatttatttaatcctcacaataccCTATGACATGCATGCTATTATTATTCCAATTGTATAGATAaggcaactgaggcacagagaggttaactaacTTATTTAAGATCAATCAACTAGCAAGTGGCTGAGAcattatttgaacccaggtagtctGGCCCTAGAATCTTTACCCTGCATCATATTTTAAGAGTCCAAACCCTTGAACCCCTGCCCTCCCATGTCTTCTTCTGGGGATGAGCCTGTGGTCAGAGTGTACCCCAAGTTTCCCTGAATGGCCAAAGGCTAGCACAGGAATTTGGACCTGACCTGATGGAAGGTGGTTCCATCCAACCGGACCCCATCTCGGAACCACAGCAATTCAGGGGTAGGGCGGGCATCCCCACGGCTCCGACATGTCAGGTTCACAGGAACTCCAGCAATGAGAGACACAGAGGGGCCGCCCAGCACCTGGGGGGCTTCTGGGGGGACTGCAAGGTGGATTTGGGGTCAGAGATGGATCCTGATCCTCTCAGCTCCAATTGACCACTCCCCTGGGCTCCCTGGACTCTGCTACTCACAGCTAGTACTGGCTGCCCCCTTGGGCTCCCAGGGGGCAAGTGGGCAAGGTCCTTACCCAGCACGTGCAGTTGGGCTGGTCTCGAGCGGAGGCCTGCTTGTGTAGCCTGACATTCATAGGATGCTTCATCCTCTAGCTCCACAGGCCTAATGTGGAGGTCATGCTGGCCATTGGCTGCATTCCCTGATATCCAGTACCGGGACCACCCTGGAGTCGGGGAGGAGGCAGCACACCGCGGTTCTGACTGGTCCACACACTTGGTGGTAAGACACTATTAAACAGTGTGTGCTGGGCCCATAGAGACCCTCACTCCCTCCCAACCCAGAGTCGCTGCAAACTTGGGGGTAATAAATTcagaaaggaaagcaagaaaatgatTGCCATAAAAGTTAGGTTAGATACTACTTCTGGAGTGAGGGGGAGGGGGCTATGATAGGGGAAAGGAATACGGCGGCTTCTGGGGAGCTAGCAGTGGACTTGGGTATTGGCTGTGTGAGTGTCTATATTATTTGGTAAACCTTCCGTTTATGTTTACTGtacttttttgcatttatgttctctttctttcttttccttttttttttttttttttttttgagacagggtctcaccattgcctggagtgcagtggcttgatcatggctcactgcagccttgaactcctgggcttaagcaatcgtACCACCTCAACctactgagtaactgggactacagatgcacatcaccacgcctggctaatttgtttaatataaatgtatgtattttttttttttttttttttttgagacggaggagtctcggtctgtcgcacaggctggagtgcagtggcgcgatctcggctcactgcaagctccgccNNNNNNNNNNacgaggtttcaccgtgtagaccaggatggtctcgatctcctgacctcgtgatccgcccgtctcggcctcccaaagtgctgggattacaggcttgagccaccgcgcccggcctctaaaatatatatatttttttctagagataaggtcttgttatgttgcccaggctggtctcaaactcctggtttcaagctatcctctggcctcagcctcccaaaacgttgggattacaggcgtgagccaccgcacctggcctatttactATTTCGCAATAACATAATAATTCCAAAACTCTATGGGTCACCCCCAAAGAAGCAGCTCAAAAATCAGGACTCCTAAATGTTTACCCAAGCCCATCAATTTCCCAAACTTAAAATGTCAAAATAGAAACTGCAGGTACAGCCGAGCCCAGCAACTCTACCCCTAGCCAGCCCATCCCAGCGTGGAGAGAACCGTCTTACCTGGCAGGTCCCTTTGGCCCCCTAGGGCCAGCCCACTCTTAGTCCACTGAACTAGCCCCCAGTAGGCGCCCAGAGCACACCGCAGCCGGGCTTCCTCCCCCAGCAGCACCACCAGGTCCTCTGGCTGTTGCAGGAAATGGGGCGACGGGCCTAGGAAAGTTGGGGGCAGCAGGGCTGAGCTTAGCACCTTCAAGAGCCCCTTCATTCAGGACCCAGGGGTCCCAGCCCCCAACTCTCTTCTCCCTAGTGAAGGGGCAGCCCGCAAGCAATCCCCCCACATGCACCCCATATTCATCCGCTCCCCTCGTGCGGTACCTGCGCTCCCTCTGAAGCAGAAGAGCAGAAGGAGGAGGGCGGGGACCCGCATCCTGAGCGTGTGTCCCCCAAGGTTCACGAGATTTGCCGTCGCACGGGCCTCCCCGTCAACTTCTTCCTCGGAAGCACTCCTCCTGTCACCCTGGCCCGGAGCCCCCTTCGCGCTCGACTCTTCGCCCCAGCCTAGAGAACCCCTGTCTCTGGCCTGGAGTCCTCCAAGTGAGCTCATCCGCAGCCTCTGACGCTCTGAAATGCCTGCCAGTTCCGCGCCCTGGGTCTCTGGGAGACCCCAAGAGGGCCCGATCCAGCTCGCCCCGCCCGGGTCCGCCTCCCGGGAGCTCCGCCCTCTTCCCATTGAGAAACTCCCGCGGCTGGACGTGGATGAATGGGGGATGCAGGGCGGGGTCCCCCGGCGGGTGGGCGCCCCCAGCTCAATGGGGGTCTGGGAGCCGGAACACCTGGGTTTGAGGAGGGGATCCCGGCTGGGTTGGACACCTGCGCCCTGCCGGGGTTGAGGGGCAGGCAtgagggtgaggaggagggaagggaaagagtggAAGAAACTTGCTCAGCCCAGGTCCTGGAGGGACTGCGCTCAGTGGAAACCGAGCTATAAATGGGGGCCCGTGGGGCCTCGCCAGTTTCCGCGCCCTGGGGGAGGCGGGGTCCGGGACTCCCCTGGCCTGCGGGTCGTGAAGAGGGCGCGCCGATAACTGGGGGACAGTTGGGACCCCTGCCTTGACTCCCCCAGCCTCAAAACCCCTCCTCAAAGTGGGGAACACAGGGCTGTTCCCTTGTTACTGCTGCAAACGTCCTAAGACCGAGGAATCCAGGACCCTGGCCCCTCCTTTCCCAGGATCCCGCAGTCCTGGCCCAGCCCCTCTCCCGACTCGGCCGGCCGGGCCCCTCGGCCCGGTTGCCGGGCGACGGCTGGGAGGCTGCGGTGCCGGGCCGgggcaggcagggaggctgggaaCCGCGCAGCTTGTCCTGACGGCTCCATGCAGCCCAGCTGGGGCGTTCCCACGCTGCGCAGCTGGCCGAGCAGGTGGGAGGGACCCCGAGCAGCCTGAAGGAGGGCTGGGGGGCTGGAACCCTGATCTGACATTCCTGGACCTGTAAGAACTGGGGGGTCCACATTCAGATTCTAGGCTGTTCTTAGGCTCAGATTCTGTGTCCCTAAatggcgggggggtggggggggtgttGGGAGTAGAGGTTGGACTTACAGGATTGTAAGGGACTGGTGGTTCAGGCCTTTGCTGGCTGAGACGCTGATGGCCTGATCTCCTGgttccttgggaggctggagaCTCAACTCCTAGGTCTCCTGCCTGCAGCATGGTGCACTTGGAAGAGGGTGACAGGGGTCAGAATATCTGGTCTTAAGTCTTAGAGTCGGTGGATTTAACTGCcaatctctccccacccccacatggGCCCAGGAGGATTTGGAAATCAGACGGTGAACATCTGTCCTaagtcctgtgtgtgtgtgtgtgtgtgtgtgtgtgtatggggttggtggggtgggggggatgcAGGGGCGGGTAGGGTGGCCAGGAGGATCAGAGGCCCAAATTCCTGAGTCCTTGAAGAGAAGGGACTGAGACCCCAGGGTCTGAGAGGGGAGGGATCTGGGGGCCTACACTCCTGGCTTCTATGTGGCATATCTAGTGCCTGGATTTTGAAATAGGATGGCATGGGGCCGGAACTCCTGAGTCTTGGGGAGGAACTCAAGTAGTGGGATTGTTTTTCCAGGCACTTGATGCTGCTTCCCCTTCCTGGCTCTCTGGGGCGACCTATATGGAAAGATGGAGAGCCCAAGGTCCCAAGAGCACTCGGAGAAGGAAAACAGACNNNNNNNNNNNNNNNNNNNNNNNNNNNNNNNNNNNNNNNNNNNNNNNNNNNNNNNNNNNNNNNNNNNNNNNNNNNNNNNNNNNNNNNNNNNNNNNNNNNNNNNNNNNNNNNNNNNNNNNNNNNNNNNNNNNNNNNNNNNNNNNNNNNNNNNNNNNNNNNNNNNNNNNNNNNNNNNNNNNNNNNNNNNNNNNNNNNNNNNNNNNNNNNNNNNNNNNNNNNNNNNNNNNNNNNNNNNNNNNNNNNNNNNNNNNNNNNNNNNNNNNNNNNNNNNNNNNNNNNNNNNNNNNNNNNNNNNNNNNNNNNNNNNNNNNNNNNNNNNNNNNNNNNNNNNNNNNNNNNNNNNNNNNNNNNNNNNNNNNNNNNNNNNNNNNNNNNNNNNNNNNNNNNNNNNNNNNNNNNNNNNNNNNNNNNNNNNNNNNNNNNNNNNNNNNNNNNNNNNNNNNNNNNNNNNNNNNNNNNNNNNNNNNNNNNNNNNNNNNNNNNNNNNNNNNNNNNNNNNNNNNNNNNNNNNNNNNNNNNNNNNNNNNNNNNNNNNNNNNNNNNNNNNNNNNNNNNNNNNNNNNNNNNNNNNNNNNNNNNNNNNNNNNNNNNNNNNNNNNNNNNNNNNNNNNNNNNNNNNNNNNNNNNNNNNNNNNNNNNNNNNNNNNNNNNNNNNNNNNNNNNNNNNNNNNNNNNNNNNNNNNNNNNNNNNNNNNNNNNNNNNNNNNNNNNNNNNNNNNNNNNNNNNNNNNNNNNNNNNNNNNNNNNNNNNNNNNNNNNNNNNNNNNNNNNNNNNNNNNNNNNNNNNNNNNNNNNNNNNNNNNNNNNNNNNNNNNNNNNNNNNNNNNNNNNNNNNNNNNNNNNNNNNNNNNNNNNNN
This window harbors:
- the KIRREL2 gene encoding kin of IRRE-like protein 2 isoform X4 → MSSLGGLQARDRGSLGWGEESSAKGAPGQGDRRSASEEEVDGEARATANLVNLGGHTLRMRVPALLLLLFCFRGSAGPSPHFLQQPEDLVVLLGEEARLRCALGAYWGLVQWTKSGLALGGQRDLPGWSRYWISGNAANGQHDLHIRPVELEDEASYECQATQAGLRSRPAQLHVLVPPEAPQVLGGPSVSLIAGVPVNLTCRSRGDARPTPELLWFRDGVRLDGTTFHQILLKEGTPGSVESTLTLTPSSHDDGATLVCRARSQALPAGRDTTITLNLQYPPEVTLSASPHTVQEGEKVTFLCQATAQPPVTGYRWAKGGSPVLGARGPRLEVVADASFLTEPVSCEVSNAVGSANRSTALEVLFGPILQAKPEPVSVDVGEDASFSCAWRGNPLPRVTWTRRGGAQVLGFGATLRLPSVGPEDAGDYVCRAEPGLSGQGGGAAEARLTVNAPPVVTALHSEPAFLRGPARLQCLVFASPAPDAVVWSWDEGFLEAGSRGRFLVETFPAPESRGGQGPGMISVLHISGTQESDFSRSFNCSARNRLGEGGARASLGRRDLLPTVRIMAGVAAATTTLLMVITGVALCCWRHGKASASFSEQKNLMRIPGSSDGCSSRGPEEEETGSREDRGPIVHTDHSDLVLEEEGTLETKDPANGYYKVRGVSPPASPDSCVTSLQWKSPGISNFP
- the KIRREL2 gene encoding kin of IRRE-like protein 2 isoform X2, translating into MPAPQPRQGAGVQPSRDPLLKPRCSGSQTPIELGAPTRRGTPPCIPHSSTSSRGSFSMGRGRSSREADPGGASWIGPSWGLPETQGAELAGISERQRLRMSSLGGLQARDRGSLGWGEESSAKGAPGQGDRRSASEEEVDGEARATANLVNLGGHTLRMRVPALLLLLFCFRGSAGPSPHFLQQPEDLVVLLGEEARLRCALGAYWGLVQWTKSGLALGGQRDLPGWSRYWISGNAANGQHDLHIRPVELEDEASYECQATQAGLRSRPAQLHVLVPPEAPQVLGGPSVSLIAGVPVNLTCRSRGDARPTPELLWFRDGVRLDGTTFHQILLKEGTPGSVESTLTLTPSSHDDGATLVCRARSQALPAGRDTTITLNLQYPPEVTLSASPHTVQEGEKVTFLCQATAQPPVTGYRWAKGGSPVLGARGPRLEVVADASFLTEPVSCEVSNAVGSANRSTALEVLFGPILQAKPEPVSVDVGEDASFSCAWRGNPLPRVTWTRRGGAQVLGFGATLRLPSVGPEDAGDYVCRAEPGLSGQGGGAAEARLTVNAPPVVTALHSEPAFLRGPARLQCLVFASPAPDAVVWSWDEGFLEAGSRGRFLVETFPAPESRGGQGPGMISVLHISGTQESDFSRSFNCSARNRLGEGGARASLGRRASASFSEQKNLMRIPGSSDGCSSRGPEEEETGSREDRGPIVHTDHSDLVLEEEGTLETKDPANGYYKVRGVSVSLSLGEAPGGGLFLPPPSPIGPPGTPTFYDFNPHLGMVPPCRLYRTRAGYLTTPHPRAFTSYIKPTSFGPPDLAPGTPPFPYAVFPTPSHPRLQTHV